A segment of the Manis javanica isolate MJ-LG chromosome 10, MJ_LKY, whole genome shotgun sequence genome:
CTTGCTCTGCACCCCACTCTTTGACAGTGTTTTTGGCCCCAGTTTTCTTTCAAGCTAAAAAATGAAGGCTGAAACTAAGCCAGGTTCATATCTGGTACTACATGTGGTCAAATCTGCTGCCTCTTCTGAAAGCAGTTCAGAAATAGATGTTCAAAGTCTCAGTCCCTGCATTGGAGCAGACTTTACTCTAATACTTGGAAAAGGTCAACTTCATCCTCTCCACTAatttctgtggatttgcctgCTTTGGCCTTAGTCATAGCCATAGAAGCAGACCGGGTATGAAATGTCCATGAAAGGGGATTTAGGTGACCCAGCAAAACACCAGAAGTTGGAAAGGTGAAGAGATGAATTGGTCACCATTTCCACTTTGCCCTTAAATGAGCCAGGCATTTATTTTCTACCAAAGCCTTACCAAACCTCCTTCCCCACAGGACTTGGAGgaagaagtggcagagctgttCTATGATATGATCAAAGACTTCCCAGAGCTAACGTTTGGAGTGATATCAATTAGCGATGCTGCTGGGCGTTTCAACGTCATCCTTGACAGTGTTCTGGTGTTCAGAAAGGTAGGATTTTGATCCCATTGCTAGTGAGGGGTCTCTGGGTCAAAATTATGGGCTATGCATCATGTATGCATAGGCTTTAGGTACAAATTCCAGTTCTGTTGCTTGTGAGGTAAGTGGCACTGGACTAATTGGCTTTTGCACAGTTTCCCCCTGTTTCTCTGGCCTTTATAGCCATTTTCCACGGTCATGCCACCCTCCTTTCCTTAACCAGTAAACACTACTCATTAAGGCTCAATCCTCtgccctgtgttttcttttagtccatgttccctccccaccctccatcaGCAACCGTGATCTATATATCCATGATTTACAAATCTCCATCTCCAACTGGACTTTTCTAATCTCCAAACCTTTATATCTATCACCAGGTATGTCAACATGGCCAAACCTAAAGTCATAATCTCCCCTCCAAATTCTCTTCCAGCTGTTTTCTCGCTCAATGAATGGTGCCACCGTCTCTCCCACCTACCATCTGAACAGAGTCAGAACATGCAGGCTTCATTTTAACACCTCCCTATCCTCCACCCCTCATAACCCATCCATCACCTCAATCCCACTGATTTTAAATCCACCATATTCCATGAATGTATCCATTTCTCTCCATCACTGCTATCCTAGATCAGGTGACCATTATCTCCTATAGCCTAATGCAACATCCACCCAACCAGAATATCTGCCACATTCTAGTTCTGGAAAAGGCTATCTTTCCAAAATTCAAATCTGATGGTCACTTTCCTTCTTCCTACTGAAAGGCCTGTTACCAGCTTCCTgttttcctagaataaagactCCAGTCCCAAAGGAGTCCCACAAGGCCTTCCACAGTCTAGCCTGTTACCTACTTTCTTTCACTCCCTCTCTGGGACGTAGATCTGAACTGTCCAATGTGGCAGCCATTAGTCACATGTGactgtttacttttaaattagttaatattatAGTTAATCAAGCTAGCTACACGTGGATAGTGGCTACTGAATTGTAAAGCATAGATATATAGACCATTTCCATTAtcacaaaatgttttatttagcaGTACTACTATAGACGCTGTGGTTTGGTTCTTGGAATGTGCCTTATTCCCTCCCCACACAAAGCCAAAGCCTGACAATAACCATGTTACTTATAGATGTGGCTCAGCAAGGTTAGGctgcttgcccaaggccacacaggagTAGGTGGAGTGGTACTCAGATCTGCTTGACTCCATTACATTTTTACTTGGTCCACAGAAGTCATTCAAAGGCTTTaagttgaagaataaaataacttgaCTTGAGTTTTTGAATTGGACAACATGGAGTCCAGAAAGAGACCCAAATACATATGGAAATATGTGCTACATGATAAAGATGGCATTTTAGATCAGTAGGGAAAATACATGCTATTCAGTGACTAGTGTTAAGAGAATTGggtagttattaaaaaaaaaaaaaaaaagctaagtcCATGTATCACTCCTTCCACCAAATTAAATTTCAGATTgatcctgattttaaaaatataatcatgaaACCATGGAAAGACTAGAATGCCATTGGAGAGTTTGCATTTTAAACTGGGAGTGAGAAATACCCTTTATGAAAGCATTCCAGAAACCACAGAAACTATGAAAACAAATACTGATAAATTTGGAccacataaaaatgtaaaaattctacAGAATAAGCCCCATCAGAATATCAAAGGCCAAAGAGCAAACTTGGAAAATGTATTAAGGAGAGAGCTGGTCTGTTTTAAAGGTGCAGAACATAGGCACTGGAGTTAGACTGCCGAGGTTAGAATCTTGGCTCCATGTTTTACTAGCTCaacaaccttgggcaagtttgttcacttctctgtgcctcaattttctcaactGCAAAATGAGAGAAACAATAGTAACATAGTTCAACGAgatgttatgaggattaaatgagttaatacatgcaaTGTATTTAGAACTGTGGCTGGTATAGAATGACCTCTCAGTAAGTCCAATTAGTATTATTAGACACTGTCATGTGCAGAAGAGTTTAGGGTTTCTCCAGAGGACAACAGAGGCTATGAAGTGTTTAAGCAAGAGAATGCTGTGAGCTGTGTTCTGACAACAACATTCTGGCTGAAGtgtgggggctgggctggagggaaGCAAGGGGAGAAATTGGAAGACCATTAGGAGACCTCCACAGGAGTCCAGGGAAGAGGTTTGGAATCAGAGAGTGAGACTGGTGGAGATGAAGAAAAGACAAAgtagagagaaatcaggagatagctgcttctttctccttccccagaaacTTTAATCCTGGCCTACAAAGAATTCTATCATTTCTTGGGTTAATCTAGTCCCTTCTAAGCAGCAGTCACCAAGCAGGATTAGACATgcaaaatattaaggaaaatgcCTGTGAAGGAAAACAGAGGGGGAGCTTGGGGAGACTCATCAGCCCATGTTGTCAGTCTGACCCTTTGGAGGGAAAGAAGTTTGACTGGAAGAGTCCTTGACTGCAGTGGAATTCTAAGAAAGTTCATCAAAGTTGCCTATTAGAGAAGTCTTCTGATAGTCATCCCCCAGAAATGGGCTTGCCTGAGTATCCCTGACACATCCGGTCATTGGTTGAGAGCAGCATGTGAGAGACACTGCTCagcacagacacaaacacattGAATTTCAGAGCAAGACAGGTGGGGCTGTCAGTCTGTCTCACTCCCTGTCTTTGTGGACGGGAGACTTTCATGGCTGCCACAGACACATATTCCACCTAGAGGCTACTCTGACTTATGCAGTACCTAGATCACGGATCACACCTGTCACCACGGTGTCTTCCTTTGGTCCAGAGGGGAAACCGTGCTATTTATAGTTACTGAATACATCATGGAAGTGACTGCCCTCCAATGTTTCGCTTCTTTTGTCCAAGGGGAAAATTGTGAACCGCCAGGAGCTTATCAATGACAGTACCAACAAACGTTTTCTCAATCAAGTCATAAAGCAGCACCTCACAGATTTTGTTATTGAATATAACTATGAGGTCAGTGAGCAAAGGGTCTCGGGGAGAAgggtggctggggcaggggcgTGCATGGAATGATCTGTTTCCCTGGTAATTTCAGAATAAGGATCTGATTTATGAGTCACCTATCCTGAATCACATGCTGCTCTTCGCCTCCAAAAGCTCCATGTCGTTTGGGATGATAATGCAGCATTACAGGCTGGCATTGAAGGAATTCACAAACAAGGTCTGTGGAAGATGGCATTGCTTTTTGGGGCTCCTGGATGGGGATCCAAGACCCGTAGACCCTGAAACCATTCACCTGCCCTGCCGATCATAAATTAAATCAGGAGGGATTTGCAtaccaatttcctcatttgtatatTGCTGCtatatattattttactatttaattttaaactgGCCTCTTTCCTTTCACCTGCCCTGTGTCTCCTCCTGTCTTGCCAAACCTATGTGCCTTCTCCCCTCATTTTTTGGGTAAGTCTACTATGGGAACATAATGGTTTGGCTGTTTTTCTGATGGCCACATTCTGATGGCTACTCCACTCAAGAGTGGGCGACTGCAGGGTGGTAGCACGTCGCCTGGAGGTCAGGGAGCAGGAAAAGCCTGAAGGTATGAAGCAGCACAAACTGTCTGCCAAGTAATTACTGAGATTCTGGCCTTTCCCATtgcacagacctgggttcaaattctctTCCTCTTATCAGCAATTTTGTCTTACTTGAGTTTCTTCATGGTTGGTTTTCACAAcggtgtttattattattatagttatcATTATCATCTCTACAAACAAATCTGTTTTCCTAAGCACTATGCCTACATTTATGTAGTCACCACCACTTGGAGTGTGGGGACTATTTActtcaatttttctctttatttttatgagaAGAATATGTAGTGGTGGATTTGATTTTCTTTCAAGGAAAATTActcttgaaattaaaatgaaacaattaaaaaCTTTGAaccccaaaatgaaaacaaaccccTTTCCCTCCCAAAAAGCCACCAGggcatgaattttatttatttaatggtcATGCTGTATCCTGCTGTGTTATTCTCCAGGAAGTTTGCTCCAATTATAGAAATACTTCTTGTAAATATGTTCTTGGCTTATCCAATTTTAaactttaagtttttaaaaatataattgcatTGATCACAACCAGAttgttttccctttatttctcttatGTTGTACTAGTCAGTCCTTAGCCATATTTCTTCCAAAgtctttctttgaaatttttaaccCTTTAATCTGTAAGTGGAATTTTCTTCGGCATATATTGTGAGATGAGGTTCTAAATTGCCTTTACCCCAATTAGCAAGCTTCCTGAATGCCATTTATTGATTGTGATCCATTTTAGAGCTAAAGATAAACAGCTGAATAAATATTCTTCTAACAGGTCATACCCCATATCTTATTATGCTCACCTCTAACCAGTATTTGTTGGAAGTATACAAGGATGGTTTCAGTATGTCTGCTTTGTTTTTCACAGTCCCTCAAGCCCCTAGAAgactgtctggcacataatagggcCCCTAATATTTTGAGAGATGAATGACCTGAGAGGTCCTGATACCAGGTGTCTGCTGTGGCCTCTCACTCATCACCCTGCCTCCACccttgctttctctctgcaacGAGtgggatcttttaaaaattatcatgtcATTATCTGGCTTACTGTCCTCATTCAGAAAGTACAAACCACTTTACTCTAGACACACtgggttttcctttctgttctagaACACTCTGAGtttccctccccagcccacccccacaGGACTTTGAACTGACTCAGCATTCCCTGACTTGTTACTCATCGCCCAGTCCAGCTGAAATGCCACCTCCTCGGATACCCCTCCTGACCTTCCTACCTAAACTGAGCCCCCACCTCTCCCTATCTGCAGTCACTCTCTGTCACAGTGCCGTTTTTCTCACCTAATGGGCACTCATCGCTCCctgaatttattaatttgtttactcatttgttGTCTGTCTCCTCACTAGAACATAAGCTCCGTGAGCGCGTGGATCTTGTCTGCCTTGGGTGGCACTGTATCTCCAGGGCTTTGCAAAATTCCTAGCAGGCACTCAGCAGATATTTGTAGAAGGAACAAGTGAATGAAGTCATGAAATTTCTTGATAGAAGAATAATTTAGAATGACAATAAGAGTTGACATATATTGGGCATTTTTCACTTCCCAGTCACTAAGCTAAGCCTTCACACACATTGTCCTGTTTCATTCCCTGAGCAGCCTTAGTAGGGCTGCTATGATAACCACCTTACAGCTCAGAAAactgagggacagagggagaggtACCACCTTACTCGCAGAACCGGGATGAAATCTCAGCACCTCCTGCCTGTGGTTGTGTGGACGGTGCCCTGAACGAGGAGCGTGGAACCGGCAGCCAGCCGGGACCTGTCTGTTCTCTGGGGTTGGGGCTGCAACTTCCTGCGGAAAAGGCCTCTGTGCCTTCTTTCAGTCCTGCTTTTTGCATTCCGTGAGCACCCTCCACAGCTTCCCGCAGGCCTGTCTCCCTTAGTATGGGATTCCTCATCCAATTCCAATTCCTTACTCTTGTCACAGCCATTCATCCAGGCCCAGTTTTCATTTGATTTGGCAGATCCTTTTCATCCTTGTGGATGCCGATGAACCCAGAAACGGACGGCTCTTTGAATACTTCCGGATCACAGAGATCGACATCCCATCAGTCCAAATCCTAAACTTAAGCTCTGACACGAGGTACAAAATGCCTTCCGAGGAGATAACCTATGAAAACCTCAAGAAATTTGGCTGCAGCTACTTGACTGGAAGTGCCAAGGTAAGTTTGTTCTTGGACAATGTTTTTCCAGAATCTCAAAATTGTTCCTTTCATAGTTCTGCTGGCCTTGGTCATCTGAATGGGGAGGCAGAATAAAGGTCTACCTCATGGCTCAATTTGGGGACACACCCCCTTTCCCTACCTCAAATCAATCCAATTTATGACCTGTCCTAACCCTGTAATTccaccattcattcattattcttgAAGGCATTTCCTTGTAGCAGTTTTCAGTTGAAATGCAGACCCTCCTAGGGCTGACATCCTCTGAAAGAACCAAGAATGCTCCTTTCTGACTTTAATGTGAAAGACTTACTGGCCCAAGAGTAGATGATCATTTTTGGGGGGATTAAGCAATCAGGATTTAACCTCAATGGCTTTAGGGACTTTTAGTTTGGGTGTGAGGATGGTTAGAAGGGAGTCTATTCTTCTGAAAGGTATGAGAGGCTGCAAAAAAACACAACCTAACATCACCTGCTGTTTATTTAGCACCCACTGTGTCCTCAACCACCCTGCTGAGCTAGTTGACcatgtcttttattttccaaacagGGACACTTTTGAGAGTAATGGGGGCCTTCTTTCAAAGCACTCTGCAAGAACAGGGATCAGTTGGCATTCTCCAGGCAAACGGCAATGTATGGTCGATCACCTTACCTCTGAGGGTTCCCATTTCCTTCTGTCCATTCTCCCCCAGACACTGCTCCCCCTGCAGCCTCTGCAAGTGGACGCTCTTCTTTTCTCTTATGCACAACTTTATCACAGGCCAGGTGGTGAGGCTGGTGTCTTCCGTGCCTCTTCCAAACCATTTCTCCTCCTTTGACCTTTAAACACCCTAGATTCTTTGGATCCCATGCCTTTAAGGGGACTTTAGACCATGTGCCCTCGCCCGCCATTGCTATCTTCTGACCACACCCCTTTCTGTCTCTGAGGACTTAACCTTCTCACCTCAGACTTGCATTCCACCCTCCTCTGCCATCGTTTCCAGAGATGTCAGTATCCAACACCCTCTCTTCTCTGTAACTGGGGTGTCCATGCCAGCTCAGCCACCTGCTCTTACAACCACACTCTAGAAGTGGCAGCCCGTCTTAAAGCCTGATTTTCAAGCTTCCCATCCTCTGAGCTCCTTTTTCTAGTACCCACTTTGCTTTTGCCCACATTACAATTCCATACCCTTTCTATGGCCTCCAACCTCCTGATCCCGTTTCACAATCTCTTCAGTGCCCTCCTTCATGAACTCGGACTCCATGGTTTATCGCTCTGCTGATACTTCTCTTAACTCCTCTATCccttctgcctcctgcctcctctaCACCCTGTGGTATTTATCAAGCAAAATCACAACCCCGGTTGAATCCACTTGACTTCCCTACTGCGTCCCGTCTGATGCTAGAGAAAAAGAACGTCACTGTGAGTCAGGCTGCCTTCGTGGAATCACAAAGCAAACCTCCAGTGGATTCTTAGAAATGTCCTGACTTCTTTATATAAATTTCTCTAAGTGTGTTCATTCTCTTGATCTCTGAGTCTCTTTCTCCTCATAACCCATCCCAACTTTCAGTCTCAACTGAGTACTTGACTCATGTATCACTAAGAAAATAGAAGGCTTCAGACAGGAGCCCCTCATTTTCCACCACCACATCTACAAACCTACTCTGCCCatcctctttcccttctttctagtTATACATCAGGAGTTATACATGTGTCTGACTCCCACTCAAGGGACAACACATCCTCCTGTGCTCTCAGAATAAAGATGAACATCCTTCCTATGACTTAGGAGATGTCACGTGCATGCACTGGCCTGTTCCTAAGTCTCCGTATTCTTCACCATTTCCCATCTCCACATCCAGGCCTGACCCCTTTATGCTCCCTTGGAAAGAGTCCTCAAGTCCTTTCCAGAGACTAGGATGGGAATGAGGGAAGTATTTTGGGAGTTGTTGAGCTGGGGAAAGACCAGACAGCAAAGACGTCTAGACATACTAAGGATTTGAACCCTGCAGGCAATGGGAACCCAGATTTACATGGTGAAAATAGAACCCTGCTGCTCTCTGCTGGAGAGTAAAAGGGTGGAGGAGAGGATTAGGTGGTGATGGACAGAGACCACTGTTACACAGACGGAGATGAGGGATGACGGCTCTGTGAAGTGGGGTAGTAacagggcaggtggagagaaggGTGTGGATTCAAAAGATATTCAGGAAGCAATGGTTCTAGAAAAAATATGTTCTGAGATTCCCACCACTTCCTTCCAAGAGAAGAATGAACCAGGGTCATTCTTTCAtacattcactcacacagcattTACTGAGCTCTGACAATGTGCTAGTCAGTGGATACTCAATGATGATGGAAGAAAAATCCATCATGACATTCTGTCTACTGTGGTAGAGACACATCAGTCAAGTGACAGGgaatcaaatataaatgatagaCTTGAATAAGTGATACAAGGAAAAGGCAGCAAATATTCTAAGAAGTGTGGTTGCAGGATCTGACCTAGTCTAGGGGGCAGTCAGGAACGTCCTTCCTCAAGATCATAGTGACAGATAAATCTTAGCTAActgaagaagggagaggagagaaggcaTGAGTAGGGGAGGTCCTCCTGGCAGAGGAACAGCAGAGGCAGAAGCCTGAGGTGCAGGGAGCCGATCTCTTAGGTAAACAGGAGACCAGGATGGCTgaagaaagcaagagaagaaTGGCAATGAGTTCGGAGAGGCTGGCAGGAATCCAAGCGTAATGAAGTTCTACAGGTCATGTAAATTATCTTGCTCCCCAGAGTAATGGGGGacaactacatttttctttttagtgggaACAAACTAAAGGTATAAAAGACATGAGCCCCACTCTCAACCAAGAATCTCTAGAATCACATATTTGAAATGCTAGAATCCATCCCACTGTGGAACCCTCAGCCCTCTGATCCCAATGTGCCTGGGACAATGGAGGCTTGGTATCAAGCTCATGATCTGCCTCAGCATTCCACACTTTTCCCAAGGCTCTTGTAAGAACAAGAGAAAACTTCCCATTGTTTCCACCCAAGGCCAGAAGGCCCATCCAGCATCCCTTCCTGGAGACTGTTAGACCTCTCAAATTTGCTTCCTAGAAACATCAATCCAGTGAAGAGATTCCAAAATATTGGGACCAGGGCCCAGTTAAGCAGCTCGTTGGGAAGAACTTCAATGTTGTCGTCTTTGACAAGGATAGGGACGTATTTGTGATGTTCTGTAAGTATCTCTGAAGAGACCACAGAGAAAATGGTTTGGTTACTTTTCAAGCATTGTTATTCCCCAATTCTTGGGCACCCAAATCTATCAAAGCACCATTCCAAGAATGGTCTTCAGACATCCAAAGAGTGTGAATCAAAATGCTCTCAGCTACAATGCACCTCTCCCCAGAAATCAGGCCTGTGGCTTTTAGAACAATAGTCATGCTGACGGATAACACCGGTTGAATGCTGTGGTATAGCAGGCTTTGGGCTAAGCCGTTCTAGGTGTAATCTCATTCAGTCCTTACAACACACTTTTGGAAGTCTCATcgctcccactttacagatgagtgaaatagagTCTCAGGGAGGTGGAGACACTTTTCCAAAATCAGGCAGCTTGTAAGCTCTGTCACTGGGAATGGAACCTAGACATTCCAATTCCTGTGCCTACACTGGTAATTGCTGTACAGAAGAGCAGTTCCAGTTTTATGGAACTTATCTAATGGCCCAGACTTAACTTACCTGAGTTGGTGTGGCCAAACTGGGTGCCTACTCATGCATGTAAATGATTGAACACAGCATCTGGCATATTGTAAGTACCTGATAAATGCCAGCTATTGTTAGTATTATTAACCTGTCATTTTGGTTTTCCCCAGTGCTCACTTAAGGACAAATGCCCTTTTCCCACTGTCCTTGATTGGCATGTGAGCCAGAGTCAGGGCGCTTCTCTCCCACCCTGAGACACAGAAGGGTGACAATGAAGTCCCTTCAGACACCTCACCTGTTTCACAGGAGGAAttcccatttattgagcacttagaaTGAGCTAGGCATGAGGTGGTTGTTTACACAcctgctctcctttcctcctccataCAAACTTCTTAAGAAGGTCCAGTGGATTTCCCCCTGATACAGATCAGGGAACCCagcctcagagaggttaattCCCTTGCCCCAGGTCACTCAGTAGATCAACTGCAGAGCAAAAAGTTCAAATCAAGCTCTGATGCCATCACTTCCTGGAGAATGAAAACAAGCACTGGTTTGCATCAGGCAGGCCTCTTAAAATCTCACTGACAGGGACTCTCAGTCACAGGGCAAGGTGTTTAAGGCCTGCATGGCTCAATAACCATGACCTGCTGCCTTTAAATGAGAGGCTGGGCAGCCTTTTTGTACTTACTTGACCCCAGAGTTACGAGATTGCCCATTTGGTTCTGGTAAAGGCAAAGGCAGCCTCATTTTCCCAGAAGCAGGGATATCAGATTGGCCCCCTGGGATACAGCCATTATGCCCCCTCCTGCTTCAGCCCAGGGCTCATGGGGCTGCAGGGTTGCTGCGGGGGGTGCTGCAGGGAGGGCAGATGGCCATGGAGGCACTTGGTTTGTACATGGCGTTGTGATCATCCAAATGCAGCGGGTAGGGGCCTTTGAGGCCACTCCTCCCGTGGAGCCAGAAATTTTAATGGAACTATAAGCAAGCAAAGCCCGACTTACCTTCCGTGTTGGAGCTGGTCCCTGATTTCTTTCCAGAGGACTAGGTGCCAGGCCAGACTCAAAGTTCAAGGAACTGTCTGTAAGGAAGACTTATGTCCCCTTGCCAGGGGTAGTTGAACTTGTCACAACCTGTTTACCTCTCCGGCATTTTCTCCACGAACTGAAAGGCAGTGAGGTAGAAAGAATGGTCACAAGTCTTCAAATCCTACTTCCTCTGCTTAATTAACTAGGTGACCTTGGGTTCTGGGCTTAACCTCTTTGGAAAACTCTTGTGCtatctcatacacacacacacacacacacacacacacacacacacacacacacacacgcatgcatgcactTTCTGGCAGAACATGAGGCATCAtctaatgtaaatattttttttggcTTTCTTCTTCAACTGGAGAGGAAAGCtatgttaaagaaaaacatagaaaaaaatgtccCAGTGTGCTAAAATGTTAGTGACTGGGTGGAAGGGGACTAGGTTTTTTCTTATTCTCATAATGATAGGGTGCTAGGACTGAAATGTACAATAACCTAACATGCtatcaaaagagagagagagagagtgcactTTGCAAAGCAGCAGAACCAACAGAACACAGTGGCGGGGCCGATGCAGTCACGCTGGTTTTCACAGTCTTTGCCGGCATGAGCCTGAGCAGCGGCCCTTCTCTTCCAGACGCACCCTGGTCTCAGAAGTGCAGGGCGCTCTTCCCAGtgttggaggagctgggcagaaAGTATCGAAACCACTCCACAGTCACCGTCGCCAAGATCGACATCACAGCCAACGACATTCAGCTGATGTACCTGGACCGGTACCCCTTCTTCAGGCTCTTCCCCACTGACTCTCAACAAGTGAGGAGCTCACATAACTGGAAATGTGTTATTATCACGGACTTGGTTTCTCTCTATCTCTAGCTCTGCCTTCTACAGAATCAGCTTCATCCTCAGTGCTACCAACCCCTATTATCCTCATGTTCAATTTAAAGAGTGTCTTCCATTAGCTTCTGTAAAAGTCCCAAGACTCACTATGATTGGGCCCAGCTTAGGGCAGATGCTCTTC
Coding sequences within it:
- the PDILT gene encoding protein disulfide-isomerase-like protein of the testis — encoded protein: MELPWMSLLLVASCVSTLQGSPESNVQEASINLSQPLHIVEEGNLLVLTSAGLTQMLNQTRFLMVLFQNPSSRLSRDLAEELGKAVEIMGKGKNGLGFGKVDITVEKELQEEFDIKKAPELMLFFEGNRSEPISCKGVVESTALVVWLRRQISQKAFLFTNTQQVVELVKSRPLVIIGFFQDLEEEVAELFYDMIKDFPELTFGVISISDAAGRFNVILDSVLVFRKGKIVNRQELINDSTNKRFLNQVIKQHLTDFVIEYNYENKDLIYESPILNHMLLFASKSSMSFGMIMQHYRLALKEFTNKILFILVDADEPRNGRLFEYFRITEIDIPSVQILNLSSDTRYKMPSEEITYENLKKFGCSYLTGSAKKHQSSEEIPKYWDQGPVKQLVGKNFNVVVFDKDRDVFVMFYAPWSQKCRALFPVLEELGRKYRNHSTVTVAKIDITANDIQLMYLDRYPFFRLFPTDSQQAVLYKGDHTLKGFSDFLESQIRTRTEDEDELLSDEQSEVTEEEILADVPFIKKEVPGQKVPEPEVMELGEPAGQKGTAGEGTEAAKPEGPPQERKPTRKEL